In the Archaeoglobus neptunius genome, GAGAGATTTTGAAGATTGGCAGTCGCAGGCGCTTACAATGCTTATACCAAAGAAAGTTGAAGAACTTAGGAAAAATGTCTATAACCAAGCCAGATACAGGTCAGAAAATTTCTTCCCGAGACATCTTAGATTGCTTTACGGATTGAGAGGAATTCAAGACATGATTAGCCTTGAATATGATTCAGATACAAGTGTGTTTATACGGAGGAACTCTGGGAGGTGATACACATGAACAGGATGAATCTGGATTTTTCGGCACACAGCGCACTTTTTAGGGCTATGAAGAATATGATAGTTATACACGACGATTTCGTGTTCAGAGTAAAAAGTCTTGAGAGAAGACATCCATCTAAAGATATTAACATCACAAGATTAAAGAGGGCAATTTTTAACGAAATCCAGAGACTTTTCAACTTCAGAATTCAAAGTTATAACCTCCTATATCCTCCCATAACAGATGACGAAATTGCAGGACTCAGCATTCACCAAATAGTTGTAAAGAAGGATGAGACACAAGAAGACGATGTTTATGCTGGCAGAGTTGAGTTATATCCTTTAGTTTTTATGTGTGATATATGTGGAGATTTTAGAGAGATCAGCTCTCAAGACTTGCAGTACTTCGATACGAAATGTTGCGTCCAAGGATGTAATGGGAACTATCGTCAGTTAAGCCTGCTACGCTACTGCCGAGAATGCGGTAAAGTCGAGCATTTTCGCTATTGGTGTAGGGCTGAGAATGATAGAAGCCTTTCTCAGAAGTATACTGAGCACCCGATACAGCTACTCCAACCATCCAAAGACGCTCTTTTTGGCTGGAAATTCAGGTGCAAAACATGTGGATGGGAAAAAGATATATTTGATTTCTCTTGTGACCATTTCGACCAAAAAGCCCAAAAAAAGATTTCCGATAAACCACCAACCAAATTCGACCCCCTGACAATAAGAGAAGGGGGCGTATTCCAACCAATCGTGAAAACATACGTTTCTATAGAACCTTTAGAAAACGAGAAGATTCTGGAGGAGGAAGAACTCCTTATTGCGGTTGGTTACCACCTCGGAATGTTCTCATTTTTAGAGGACATTCTGAAAAGAAGTGAGGGAGAAGCAGAAATTATGAGCTTCAAGCAGGTTAAAAATTTACTAAGTTCTCTTAGAAACCTAAAATCAGCAGGGTTAATTAGGTCTGAGCAAGAGAAAGTCTTGGACCAAATGGAGTCCGTACTGGAAAATCTCAAAACCGCAATAGGACTCATTGGAACAAGAAACCTTGATGAATTTCTTACGATTAAAGACCTGACGATGCCTAGGGGAGACCCCGATGACATTTACAGTCGCTTCGTCAAAGATTACGAAGGACATCTTGAAAGTTCAAGTCTCCCAGCTGATAAAAAGGAGGAAATAAGGAATAAATACAAGAGAATGTGTGGGAATTTTGGGATTCAAAATATCACCTATATCCCTGAAATTAAACTTGTTTCAGCATACATCGGCTACATCAAAGGGCCGTTTCCGAGAGATGGGGTACCTCATTTTGAGCCAATTTGGATAGATGAAAGAAAGAAATTTGATGTCCACGAGCGAAATTTTGAAGCGTACATACACCCTTACAACACAGAAGGCATATTAGTTGAGTTTAATCCTCTCAAAATAGTAAGTTGGCTGCGTGAAAATGGCTTCGATGAGCTACGTGCCAACAACGAAAGCGAAGCACGAAAATTGCTTGTGCTTTTACGAGAAGAGAGTGATGACGGGCCCTATAACATGATTTTCAGACTCCTACACACTTTTTCTCATGCTTTCAT is a window encoding:
- a CDS encoding DUF1998 domain-containing protein, whose protein sequence is MNRMNLDFSAHSALFRAMKNMIVIHDDFVFRVKSLERRHPSKDINITRLKRAIFNEIQRLFNFRIQSYNLLYPPITDDEIAGLSIHQIVVKKDETQEDDVYAGRVELYPLVFMCDICGDFREISSQDLQYFDTKCCVQGCNGNYRQLSLLRYCRECGKVEHFRYWCRAENDRSLSQKYTEHPIQLLQPSKDALFGWKFRCKTCGWEKDIFDFSCDHFDQKAQKKISDKPPTKFDPLTIREGGVFQPIVKTYVSIEPLENEKILEEEELLIAVGYHLGMFSFLEDILKRSEGEAEIMSFKQVKNLLSSLRNLKSAGLIRSEQEKVLDQMESVLENLKTAIGLIGTRNLDEFLTIKDLTMPRGDPDDIYSRFVKDYEGHLESSSLPADKKEEIRNKYKRMCGNFGIQNITYIPEIKLVSAYIGYIKGPFPRDGVPHFEPIWIDERKKFDVHERNFEAYIHPYNTEGILVEFNPLKIVSWLRENGFDELRANNESEARKLLVLLREESDDGPYNMIFRLLHTFSHAFMMNASTYCGLDTDSLGEIIFPSATAVMIYSTSVINIGGLQYMFENNLPEVLEDMRNHIQECIYDPVCSSEGGACFACMYLPEYVCGYLNQTLDRRIFTGSESLRGFWEHG